One Thauera sp. K11 DNA window includes the following coding sequences:
- a CDS encoding phage integrase N-terminal domain-containing protein produces MDDLTYTLRQLCLRNRDGSHATQADRQRSLTLAARQLCEAGFRQMRASSLKGTHVEALLQRWQAEGLSAGTIKNRMAHLRWWAEKVGKAGILPADNTKLGIPERRYMTNESKAKELGDGLNRITDPHVRMSLRLQAAFGLRREESIKFQPRYADRGDHIAIKGSWAKGGRDRAVPITTAEQRTVLDEAHRLVGLGSLIPANKTYIQQRHVYDGQCKASGLSNMHGLRHRYAQMRYEALTGWKAPAAGGPSSPTQRMEDDHARQTISRELGHERIQITATYLGR; encoded by the coding sequence ATGGACGACCTGACCTATACCCTGCGCCAGCTCTGCCTGCGCAACCGCGACGGCAGCCACGCCACCCAAGCCGACCGGCAACGGTCGCTGACCCTGGCCGCACGCCAACTGTGCGAAGCGGGCTTTCGCCAGATGCGGGCCTCCTCGCTCAAGGGCACGCATGTCGAAGCCCTGTTGCAGCGCTGGCAAGCCGAAGGCCTGTCGGCAGGCACGATCAAGAACCGCATGGCGCACCTGCGCTGGTGGGCAGAGAAGGTCGGCAAAGCAGGCATCCTGCCAGCGGACAACACCAAGCTGGGCATCCCTGAACGCCGCTACATGACCAACGAGAGCAAGGCCAAGGAACTGGGCGATGGGCTGAACAGAATCACCGATCCGCACGTCCGCATGAGCCTGCGCCTGCAAGCGGCCTTTGGCCTACGGCGGGAAGAGTCCATCAAGTTCCAGCCCCGCTATGCCGACCGTGGCGACCACATCGCCATCAAAGGCTCATGGGCCAAGGGCGGGCGCGACCGGGCGGTACCGATCACGACGGCAGAGCAGCGGACGGTACTGGATGAGGCCCACCGGCTGGTGGGGTTGGGCTCGCTGATCCCCGCGAACAAGACCTACATCCAACAGCGGCACGTCTACGACGGGCAGTGCAAGGCTTCGGGCCTGAGCAACATGCACGGACTGCGGCATCGGTATGCGCAGATGCGGTATGAAGCGCTGACGGGGTGGAAGGCGCCGGCGGCAGGTGGTCCTTCAAGTCCAACGCAACGCATGGAAGACGACCATGCTCGTCAGACGATCAGCCGCGAATTGGGGCACGAGCGCATTCAAATCACAGCCACCTATCTCGGCAGGTAG
- a CDS encoding HVO_A0114 family putative DNA-binding protein: MKRCIVGIRRPEDQSHSAAGPGQPSVWFPSMATMAAVLSEDNRALLRVIRDQRPKSLTALAALTGRRVPNLSRSLRMMEGYGLVRLKRDAHGVEPEALATSFKILID; the protein is encoded by the coding sequence ATGAAGCGTTGCATCGTCGGCATACGCCGCCCCGAGGATCAGAGCCATTCTGCTGCCGGCCCTGGTCAGCCCTCGGTCTGGTTTCCGTCCATGGCGACGATGGCGGCGGTGCTGTCCGAGGACAACCGGGCCTTGCTGCGCGTGATCCGCGACCAGCGGCCCAAGTCGCTGACGGCGCTGGCAGCGCTCACCGGGCGGCGTGTGCCCAACCTGTCGCGCTCGCTGCGGATGATGGAAGGCTACGGCCTGGTCAGACTCAAGCGTGACGCGCATGGCGTGGAGCCGGAGGCGCTGGCGACCAGTTTCAAGATTCTGATTGATTGA
- a CDS encoding type I restriction-modification system subunit M — protein MNNNKEAERAELHKTIWRIANDLRGSVDGWDFKSYVLGMLFYRFISENLTAYLNDEAHRAGENDFDYAALSDTDAEQGRAETVKEKGFYILPSHLFANVRERARHDANLNETLSRVFKDIEGSAIGADSEDDFKGLFDDLDVNSSKLGPTVAKRNEKLVKLLDAIGDLPLGSFTDNTIDLFGDAYEYLMQMYASTAGKSGGEFYTPQEVSELLARIAVSGKTEVNKVYDPACGSGSLLLKFTKVLGQDKVRQGFYGQEINLTTYNLCRINMFLHDVNYEKFDIAHGDTLTDPAHWDDEPFEAIVSNPPYSIKWAGDSNPLLINDPRFAPAGVLAPKSKADLAFTMHILSWLATSGTAAIVEFPGVLYRGGAERKIRQYLIDNNYVDTVIQLPPDLFFGTTIATCIIVLKKSKRDNATLFIDASAEFMRSGNKNKLTDTNQQKVLDAFTARKDVAHFARLVENANIVANDYNVSVSSYVEQPNNDVTVDIKALNTKIARIVTRQAELRTQIDAIVAELEGDEA, from the coding sequence GTGAACAACAACAAAGAAGCCGAGCGGGCGGAACTGCACAAAACCATCTGGCGCATCGCCAACGATCTGCGCGGCAGCGTGGACGGCTGGGACTTCAAGAGCTACGTGCTCGGCATGTTGTTCTACCGTTTCATCTCGGAGAACCTCACCGCCTACCTGAACGATGAAGCCCATCGCGCCGGAGAAAACGACTTCGACTACGCCGCGCTGTCCGACACCGATGCCGAACAGGGCCGTGCCGAAACGGTCAAGGAAAAAGGCTTCTACATCCTGCCTTCGCACCTGTTCGCCAACGTGCGCGAGCGGGCGCGACACGACGCCAACCTCAATGAAACCCTGTCCCGCGTGTTCAAGGACATCGAGGGTTCAGCCATCGGCGCGGACAGCGAGGACGACTTCAAGGGCCTGTTCGACGACCTCGACGTGAACAGCAGCAAGCTCGGCCCCACAGTCGCCAAACGCAACGAAAAGCTGGTGAAGCTGCTCGATGCCATCGGCGACCTGCCGCTGGGCAGCTTCACCGACAACACCATCGACCTGTTCGGCGACGCCTACGAATACCTGATGCAGATGTACGCCTCCACCGCCGGCAAATCCGGCGGCGAGTTCTACACGCCGCAGGAAGTCTCTGAACTGCTGGCGCGCATCGCCGTCAGCGGCAAGACCGAGGTCAACAAGGTGTACGACCCGGCCTGCGGGTCGGGTTCGCTGCTGCTCAAGTTCACCAAGGTTCTGGGGCAGGACAAGGTGCGGCAAGGCTTCTATGGGCAGGAGATCAACCTGACCACTTACAACCTGTGCCGCATCAACATGTTCCTGCACGACGTGAACTACGAGAAGTTCGACATCGCGCACGGCGACACGCTCACCGACCCCGCACACTGGGACGACGAGCCGTTCGAGGCCATCGTTTCCAATCCACCGTATTCCATCAAGTGGGCGGGCGACAGCAATCCGCTGCTCATCAACGACCCACGCTTCGCGCCTGCGGGCGTACTCGCGCCCAAGAGCAAGGCCGACCTTGCCTTCACCATGCACATTCTGTCGTGGCTGGCGACCAGCGGCACGGCGGCCATCGTCGAGTTTCCCGGTGTGCTCTATCGCGGCGGTGCGGAGCGAAAAATCCGCCAGTACCTGATCGACAACAACTACGTCGATACCGTCATCCAATTGCCGCCCGACCTGTTTTTCGGCACCACGATTGCCACTTGCATCATCGTGCTGAAGAAATCCAAGCGCGACAACGCCACGCTGTTCATTGATGCGTCCGCCGAGTTCATGCGTAGCGGTAACAAGAACAAGCTGACGGATACCAACCAGCAGAAGGTGCTTGATGCCTTCACTGCTCGTAAGGACGTGGCGCACTTCGCTCGATTGGTCGAGAACGCTAACATTGTGGCAAACGACTACAACGTCTCTGTCTCATCGTATGTCGAGCAGCCGAACAACGATGTAACGGTGGATATCAAGGCGCTCAACACCAAGATTGCCCGCATCGTGACAAGACAAGCCGAACTGCGGACGCAGATTGATGCCATCGTTGCCGAACTGGAAGGAGACGAGGCATGA
- a CDS encoding restriction endonuclease subunit S, whose translation MSRIDDLIAAQCSDGVEFKAIESFVLRPANIRWADQGSAEFQYIDLTSVDRATHAIAETSTITSENAPSRAQQVVREGDVIFGTTRPMLKRYAVIPREFDGQICSTGFCVLRPDNNIVLTNFLFHLIGTDDFYAYVEANERGASYPAIPDNVVKKFRVPVPPLEVQREIVKVLDTFTKLEAELEAELEAELEARRRQYKYYRDMLLTFGERTDAEASKQASKQASKQASKQASKQIIRWMMLNEIGQFIRGRRFTKADYVGDGISVIHYGEIYTQYCVWTDRVISQVRSDMADTLRYAKPGDVVITDVGETVEDVGKAVAWLGDEEVAIHDHCYAFRHSMNPKFVSYCMQTTSFIAEKAKYVARTKVNTLLIDGFSKIRIPVPPLEEQERIVSILDKFDALVNDLSIGLPAEIKARRQQYEHYRDRLLTFREVT comes from the coding sequence ATGAGCCGCATAGACGACCTCATTGCCGCGCAATGTTCTGATGGCGTTGAGTTCAAGGCTATCGAGAGTTTTGTCTTGCGGCCTGCGAATATTCGCTGGGCAGATCAGGGCAGTGCTGAATTTCAATATATTGACTTGACTTCGGTTGACCGGGCAACCCACGCGATTGCCGAAACATCCACCATCACCAGCGAAAACGCGCCCAGTCGCGCGCAGCAGGTCGTCCGTGAAGGCGATGTCATCTTTGGAACAACGCGCCCGATGCTGAAACGGTATGCCGTCATCCCGCGCGAGTTTGACGGCCAGATTTGCAGCACGGGCTTTTGCGTGCTCCGGCCTGACAACAACATCGTCCTGACCAATTTCCTGTTCCATCTGATAGGAACCGATGACTTTTACGCCTACGTCGAGGCCAACGAGCGCGGCGCAAGCTACCCTGCGATTCCCGACAACGTGGTGAAGAAGTTCCGTGTTCCCGTCCCGCCGCTCGAAGTGCAACGCGAAATCGTGAAAGTGCTGGACACTTTTACCAAGCTTGAGGCGGAGCTTGAGGCGGAGCTTGAGGCGGAGCTTGAGGCGCGTCGGCGGCAATACAAGTATTACCGCGATATGCTTTTGACGTTCGGCGAACGCACGGACGCTGAAGCAAGCAAGCAAGCAAGCAAGCAAGCAAGCAAGCAAGCAAGCAAGCAAGCAAGCAAGCAAATTATAAGGTGGATGATGCTGAATGAAATAGGCCAATTCATTCGCGGTCGTCGCTTCACGAAAGCGGATTATGTGGGCGACGGAATCAGCGTCATCCACTACGGCGAGATTTACACGCAATACTGCGTATGGACTGATCGCGTCATCTCGCAAGTCCGTTCGGATATGGCGGACACATTGCGCTACGCAAAGCCCGGCGATGTTGTCATCACTGATGTCGGCGAAACCGTCGAAGATGTCGGCAAAGCGGTAGCCTGGCTTGGCGATGAAGAAGTTGCCATCCACGACCACTGCTACGCCTTCCGCCATTCGATGAATCCGAAGTTCGTCTCCTACTGCATGCAGACGACTTCGTTCATCGCAGAGAAAGCCAAGTATGTGGCGCGCACAAAGGTCAACACGCTTCTAATTGACGGATTCTCGAAAATCCGTATTCCTGTTCCGCCTCTTGAGGAACAGGAGCGCATTGTTTCCATTCTCGACAAGTTCGACGCACTGGTAAACGACCTTTCTATCGGCCTGCCCGCCGAAATCAAGGCCCGCCGCCAGCAATACGAGCACTACCGCGACCGCTTGCTAACCTTCAGGGAGGTCACGTGA
- a CDS encoding STY4528 family pathogenicity island replication protein, with protein MSHKASDIITQKALLLDERLTPLERNAWLTFRALASSDGTVVLSYDALRGYLPSAPGSKRAALETVSRAVLCLRLSTWIALVEYRRNPMTGFSMASRYAVRNQPLAFDDACLEDEDYMPLLERALGHASATIRQLAQSILEEAMRHPDRLGKLPATMQERIRRLQHRGDDHDPGSPGGSTPRNALVPEASGDIPKPVPASATVVRAVQKEVFKEVHTLPVTNRSPGIAVGCAHPLPATAAGSAADSHRASQGLASGATPGGAGRVGHALRIRWRAQRHRLPLRADQEGRGRRVQALGGAQIHPAADTRAGHQQQPAWFAACSFSIVQQPSRKACVARGGATASGSDQAYVEDTIATHRADHRVHG; from the coding sequence ATGTCACACAAAGCTTCAGACATCATCACCCAGAAAGCCCTGTTGCTCGATGAGCGGCTGACGCCGCTGGAGCGCAACGCGTGGCTGACTTTCCGTGCGCTGGCCAGCAGCGACGGCACCGTGGTCCTCAGTTACGACGCGCTGCGCGGATACCTGCCCAGCGCACCAGGCAGCAAGCGGGCGGCCCTTGAAACCGTGTCCAGGGCCGTGCTGTGCCTGCGGCTGTCCACGTGGATTGCACTGGTCGAATACCGCCGCAATCCGATGACCGGCTTTTCGATGGCCAGCCGCTACGCGGTGCGGAATCAGCCCCTCGCGTTCGACGACGCCTGCCTGGAAGACGAAGACTACATGCCCCTGCTGGAACGGGCGCTCGGCCATGCCAGCGCGACGATCCGCCAACTGGCGCAGTCCATTCTCGAAGAGGCCATGCGCCATCCAGACAGGTTGGGAAAGCTGCCCGCAACAATGCAAGAGCGGATCAGGCGCTTGCAACACCGGGGCGATGACCATGATCCGGGCAGTCCTGGTGGTTCAACTCCGCGCAATGCCCTCGTGCCCGAAGCCAGCGGCGACATTCCGAAACCCGTTCCGGCATCTGCGACAGTAGTACGTGCTGTACAAAAAGAAGTATTTAAAGAAGTACATACGTTACCGGTCACCAACCGAAGTCCAGGCATCGCGGTCGGATGTGCCCATCCGCTTCCGGCAACTGCCGCAGGATCAGCAGCAGATTCTCACCGCGCGTCTCAGGGGCTTGCCTCTGGAGCAACGCCTGGCGGTGCTGGCCGAGTGGGACATGCGCTGCGAATCAGGTGGCGTGCACAACGCCATCGCCTACCTCTACGGGCTGATCAAGAAGGCCGTGGAAGGCGTGTTCAAGCTCTGGGCGGCGCGCAAATCCACCCCGCAGCAGACACCCGTGCAGGCCATCAGCAACAGCCAGCATGGTTCGCCGCCTGCTCCTTCTCAATCGTCCAGCAGCCAAGCCGCAAAGCCTGCGTCGCGCGAGGTGGCGCAACGGCATCTGGATCAGATCAAGCGTATGTTGAAGACACCATCGCTACCCATCGGGCAGATCATCGGGTGCATGGCTGA